The genome window CTCCGAAACCAGCGCCCGGATCGCCGCGATCACCTCCTCCGCTTCCCGACCGTGGGCCGATATCGGAGGCAGATCCAGGACACTGCGGGTGGGAACCGGGTGGAACCGGGACTCCCCTCGCTCCAGGTCATAGCTCACAAACCCCTTCTCGGACCGTTCCGTCCACGGATCTCCCGAAGTGCGCTCGAGAGAGCCTGCATACCAGGCGTTGCGTGCGACCTGCGTTGCCACGGGGTGGTGTCCGAGGGCCACGTAGCTCCACTCTTCGGGCCGAAGGAGAGCTGCGTCGATCCGCGCTCCGCCTTCCCCGAGCGACCCGGGAACGCGCTGCCCGTCAAGCTCACCTGCAAGCTGTCCATGGATCGCGAGCACCCGGTGAGTCGCGCCCGCGCTGGGCCGAGCCGACGCCCATCCCGCGCCGGCCACAGCGGCGTGCGGCACGGCCACCAGCTCGAGGCCGAGCTGGTCGAAGTGGAAGCACTCCACCTCTCGGGTCGCCACGCACACGCCGGGGATCTCGTGGAAGAGCTCGAGAATGCTACTCTGGTCGCCGGCGCGGGGAGTGTCGCGATCGCCGGCCAGGATCACGACGGGAACCCTCTCCAGCCGCGACACGAGCCCTGAGAGACTGCGGAACGCCTCGGCTATCGCGGCGTTGGAGGGACGGATGGAGTGAAAGATGTCTCCCGCAATCACCACCAGATCCGGTCGCAGTGCGATGATCTCCGCGAAGGCGTGCGCCACCGCGGTGGACACGTCTGCTTCCCGCTGGTTGACTCCGGCGGAAGTGGTGCGCGTATAGGCCCGATAGCCCAGGTGGAGGTCGGCGAGGTGTACGATCTTCATGGCCGGAAGCTACGGCCGAGCGCTGCGCGCCCACCAGCCTCGCGCATAGAATTCATGCCGCCCGGGGAGGCACGAACCAGCCCCTGCCGACAGGGTATCAGCACGGGTTCGGAGCCGATCGCATCCATTCACGCCGCGTCGTATGGCCAAGAAGAAAAAGAAGAAGCGCTCTGCCGCGGAGCTTCACCGAAACGTAAAGGATTCCCTCCTAGCCCTCCCCTACGCCATCGAGGAGCAGAAACGCCAGGGCAAGCAGATCCGGGCATTCTTGCTCCGGTACCTCACGGGCCCGGTCCTGCGGGTAATGAACAAGACGCTGGATGCGACGCGGTACCGCGGCAAGGAGGGGGAGAAGACGAAGCAGACCGAGCAGATGAGGCGGCACCTGGAGCATCGCAAAGCCGCCATCAAGCACATCCAGGGACAGTTGCAGCAACAGCAGAAGAGGCGTCGGCCGCTGTAGGTCGGTCGATGCCGGCCGTCACAGCAAGTCGCCCGGGGGAGCAGTCAGGCTACTGCTCCCCCTTTGCCATTGCCAACGAGGAGGCCTTGGCCGAGAGGTCCATCCCCTCGGATCCGCCGAGGTCGTGATAGACGATCGCGCCCGGGACGTCCGGCCATTCCCGCCGCGGCCAGTACTCGAACATCCCCGCGCGGCCGCTGAAGTCGTATCCCTCCTCCACCGCTCCGGCCAGAAGGACGTTCTGGCGGTCCGGGAAATCCGAACCCAGGTGAACGTACAGGCCCACGGACGGGAACACGCTCGCGAAGGTATGTACAATCGACCAGAACCGGGTCGATTCGTAGCCGCCCACGGTACCGATCACGTTCATCGCCGCGATCCCACCGCTGCGCAAGCGGTCCCGCATCGCCGCGATTGCCTCCTGCGTGACCAGGGAATACGGGAGGCTCTCGCTGCCACCGTAGACGTCTACGAAGATGCGATCGAACTCGGCTTCGTCGGAGGCGGAGAGAAAGGCCCGTGCGTCGCCGTGAACGGAACGCATGCCATGATGCGTGCGCGCTCCGAAGAAGTGGTAGGCCGCGCGCGTAACCTCGGGGTCGAGCTCGACCACGGTGATGCTTGCGTCGGGGTCGCGTTCCGCCACCCGGCGGGGGAGCGTATACGCGCCTCCTCCCAGGAAGAGGTAGGAGGCACCCCGCGGCGTGCGCTCCGCCAGCCACACCTCGGCGGCCGCCACGTAGGCCAGCGTGGGAGCGCCGCTGCGGACCAGCTCTCCCGACTCCTCCTCTCCGTTCACGTAGAGCCGGCGCTCCGGCTGCCGTTCCCCCGGGTAGACGACCTCGGTTACCCGCAGGGTGTGGAAGGGCGTATCCGCCTCGAAGATCACCTTCTCCTTGGGCTTCGTTTCCTGCGATCTCATCCCCAGCATCGGGGCCAACACCAGGACGGACGTCCCGAGCAGGACCGCACCCGGGCTGACGCCCTGGAGAATCAGCAGACCGCTCAGCACCACGCCGATCGCGACTCCCCCGAGCGTCCCCGCGACTACCCGGCCGGCGACTTCCAGCTCTTCGGGCTCTTCCGCGTCCGCTTCCGAGCGCCGTTGCACGGACACGAGCAGCACCGGCAACACCATCGCCAGAGAGTAGGCAGGTAATGCGGAGAGGAGCAGAAGGGCGGCAACCCGAGCGACCGCCCCCACCAGGGCGCCGTCCTTGAGCTGGAGGTACGAGGCAAACACCCCCGCCACGGCGACTGAGACCGCGGCCACCAGCCAGCGCTCCCGCAGCAGCGGGTCCTCCATCTCCCTGGCCGGCGCCGACACCCACAAGCCGACCAGGAGGGCCACGACGAGAGTCGCAATCAGCCCCGCGGTGGCAAGAAGCAGCCCCGCCGTCTGGTACAGAACCAGGGAGCCCCCCGCGAGCGCGATGGCTCCCAGCGCCACGCCGGCGACGCCGGCGTCGAAGAGCACACGCCGATGGCTCGGGCGCTCAGGGAACGAATCGGCCATAGCCACCGCGGTAGTAGACGAGCGGGCTGCCCTCGCGCGCATCTCCGTCCAGCACCTCTCCAATGAAGACCGCGTGGTCGCCGGCGACCACCTTCTGCGTCACCCGGCAGTCCACCCAGGCAAGCGCAGCTTCGAGGATCGGCGCGCCGGTCATTTCCGCGCGGTATGCCACACCCCGGAACTTGTCCTCTATACCCCAAGTAGAGAACCGCCGGGAGAGGGACTCCCCACGACCCTCCTCGAGGATGTTCACCGCGAAAATCCCGGAACGGTCGATACAGTTAAACGAATCGGCTTCCAGCTCCACGCACACCAGAACCAGAGGCGGTGACAGCGACAGCGAGGCGAACGCATTGACGGTGAGTCCGCACGGCCGGCCGTCCTGGTGCAATGACGTGACCACAGTCACTCCGGTCGGGAAATGCCCCATCACCCGACGGAACTCGCTGTCATCGATCATCTGGCCCGCGTCGTCCTGCCGGTGTATTTTCGACATTTCCCTTGTTCGACAACTCTGCGCTTCATCGATGCACGTTGCAGTCCACGTCATCGCCGGTGTGATGCTCCTGGTGGCGGCGCCTACACGGCTTCTCGCGCAGGAGGTCGTGAAGAGTCCCCCCATCCCTCCGGCCATCCAGCCAGCAGTCGAGCGACCCGCGAGGGCGGCACCGGCACCGCAGGCGCAGGAGCGGAACGAACCCCGACCCGATCTCTGGAGCTTCGCCGCAGAGTTCAGCTTCACCGACCAGTCCGGCAACAAGACTCTTCGCCTGCTCACCGGCGGGCTGAAGTTCTCCCACCGGGAAAAGGAGCGCTTCGAGCTAGACGGCTCGATCCAGTCGCGGTACGGCCAGAGCGAGGGGGAGGTGGTGGCGCGCAACTACTTCGGAAGCATCAACTTCAGCCCCTACAAGAACGCGACGATCGCGCCCTCCTTCTCGATGAAGGCCGAGCGCGACCCCTTCAAGCGGCTCGACGTCCGTTTCGTTGGCTCCGCCGGAGCGAAGGTGACCCCGTACCGGGAGGAGGATGGAAATGGCGAGCTCGCGTTCTACCTGATGACATCGTACGAATTCCAGAACCTCCAGGTCGAGCCGGGCGACGAGGAGGAGGAGTTCTCGCACGTTCCCCGCTGGACGATGGAGATGCGCGGTCAGCAGAAGCTCAACCCCTCCGTGACCACGTACGTACAGTCATCCTACGAGCCCTCGTGGGGGGAGTTGGCTAACTACTTGCTCCGGTCTCAGACCGGAATGAAGGTGCTGTTGACCAAGCAACTCGCGCTTTCCGTGGAATACCAGTTCAACCGCACCAACCATCCCCCGGAGGGGGTGGCCCCCGACGATCGCCTCTTCAAGACCGGCATCATCATCGACTTCTGAGCCGATGCAACGCTCCCTCCGCTTACTCGCCCGTGCCTTGCCGATTCTGATTGTAAGCGCACTGGCAGCGTGCGACAACGTGCAGTGGGGCGGTGCCCAGATCGAGATCGTTCCGCCGCCGCCTGCATCCGACGTGACGGAGATCGAGCCGGACGAGCAGGTCTACACCGAGCTCGGGCTCCCCCGGGGTCCCGTGCTCTTCCACGTGACGCGCACGGAGGAGGGCGCTCTCCTCATTCCGGTAGCGGAGTTTTCGGGGGATTCGCTGCGGATGGTTCGGCGCCCTGCAGGAGTCTCCCCTCAGGCGTTCGAAACCCGGTTCCGCGAGACGGTGATCCCGACCGGAGGGGAGTTCCGGCTGTTCCGCCGAGGGGCGATGGTGGGGACCTTCATCGCCCAGCGGCCGGGTCCGGTGACCGCCTGCGGCGTGCCGACAGCGTACGGAAATGCCACCGTAGTGGCCGCCGCCACCGACGCAACGGAGTTCCTGGGCTTCCGACGTGGCCTGGAGCCATCCGTTCAGGGCGAGTTCACGCCACTTCAGATCACGGGTAGCATCCGCACCTACGCCTCCATCGTGGCGGAACGACTGATCCTGCAGAACGGCCTGCCCCGGCCCCGAAGCTGGCAGGGAGCGCAACGTGATCTGCAGCCGGTCGAAGTGATGCCCGGCGGCCACCCGGAGATGGCGGCCACTTACCTCGTGGGCGACAGCCTCGCACCCGGACCGGCCGACCCGCAGGGATACAGCGTCTTTTATCTCGCGGACTACGAGACGGCGCGCGGCTACAACCCAATCTACGAGGAGGTCCACGACTATCGGCGGGACGGCAAGATCGCCCTGAAGCTGGTGGACTATCTCAACTGGGACGAGGACGAGGGCCCGGAGCTATTGCTCCAGGTCTTCCGCCGCAACGGGAGCGGCTATGCCGTGCTCGGCCAGCGGGGCGGAGCGTGGCGGAAGGAGTGGGAGGGAGCGATCTGCGGAGGATGAGCCCGCGCGGCCGACCTGGCATGGGCCGGCGGGTCAGGGGAGCGGGTCAGGGAGGCGATCTCCGCTCACGTGCCGCGTCGAAGCGCACGATCTCGCGCTCCGTGACCACAGCATCCAGCGGCGCGTCCAGCCGATTCGTGACCAACCGATCGAATTCCTGAACGGCGAAGAAGAGGCCGCAGCGGAAGCCCCTCCACGCGGGGTTGAGAAGGAGACGGTCGTAGTATCCGGCGCCTCGCCCGAGGCGATTCCCCCAGCGATCCCACCCCAATCCCGGCACCAGCGCCACGTCAATGTCGCTCAGCTCGACCACGGGGCAGACGGTGTCCGGCTCCGGGATCCCGAATGCCCCCGAATTCCGCAACTCTTCGAGGCTGGCCACGCGGTGTAGCACCATTGCCCGCGTCTCGGGCAGGCAGCGCGGATAGGTGAGAACCATGCCTCGCCGCGCGGCCTCCCCCGCGATGGCGGTGGTGCTGACCTCCGAGGCGATCGAGGCGTACAGCAGGATCACCCGCGCCGATTCCAGCTGCGGAAGCTCCCACAGCCGGCGGGAGATCGCCTCGGAGGCTGCCGCCCGCTCCTCGTCGCTCATCCGAGCGATGCGCGCCTTCGCTTCCGCCCTCAATTCCTTCTTGTTCATCGGTCCGCCAGCGCCACGGCTACGCGTGCGGCCACGCGAGCGTTGTTGAGCAGGAGAGCCACGTTCGCTTCGAGGGTCGCTCCGCCCGAACGCCGGACCAGCTCCTCGAGCAGAAAGGGGGTCAGGGCCCCACCGGTAATGCCCCGGGCGCTCGCCACCTCCATTGCCTCCGCGATGAACTGCTCCACCATGTCCGCGGGGAGCGCCGCCCGTTCGGGTGGTGGCACACAGAGAAGCACTGCTCCCGGCACCGCGATCGCTTCCTTGGCGCGCCAGATCGCCGCCACCTCCGCCGCTTCTTCGACCCGCACGTCCACGCTCAACCCGCTGCGAGCGGAATAGAAGGCCGGTAGCTCGTCGCTCCTCCACCCCAACACCAGCACACCCCGCGTCTCCAATGCCTCGCGGGTTGCGGGGAGATCCAGGATCGACTTGGCGCCGGCGCACACCACCAGCACACGCGTA of Longimicrobiaceae bacterium contains these proteins:
- a CDS encoding metallophosphoesterase — encoded protein: MKIVHLADLHLGYRAYTRTTSAGVNQREADVSTAVAHAFAEIIALRPDLVVIAGDIFHSIRPSNAAIAEAFRSLSGLVSRLERVPVVILAGDRDTPRAGDQSSILELFHEIPGVCVATREVECFHFDQLGLELVAVPHAAVAGAGWASARPSAGATHRVLAIHGQLAGELDGQRVPGSLGEGGARIDAALLRPEEWSYVALGHHPVATQVARNAWYAGSLERTSGDPWTERSEKGFVSYDLERGESRFHPVPTRSVLDLPPISAHGREAEEVIAAIRALVSEDAERISGAIVRLTITDVPRPVLREIEREVLRDLRSRALHLRVEARPPQPKVERTGALSVRGHSLEAQVEAYLAEVWEPTLEGVERGRLIELARRYLAEAGEGAEH
- a CDS encoding fused MFS/spermidine synthase, which gives rise to MADSFPERPSHRRVLFDAGVAGVALGAIALAGGSLVLYQTAGLLLATAGLIATLVVALLVGLWVSAPAREMEDPLLRERWLVAAVSVAVAGVFASYLQLKDGALVGAVARVAALLLLSALPAYSLAMVLPVLLVSVQRRSEADAEEPEELEVAGRVVAGTLGGVAIGVVLSGLLILQGVSPGAVLLGTSVLVLAPMLGMRSQETKPKEKVIFEADTPFHTLRVTEVVYPGERQPERRLYVNGEEESGELVRSGAPTLAYVAAAEVWLAERTPRGASYLFLGGGAYTLPRRVAERDPDASITVVELDPEVTRAAYHFFGARTHHGMRSVHGDARAFLSASDEAEFDRIFVDVYGGSESLPYSLVTQEAIAAMRDRLRSGGIAAMNVIGTVGGYESTRFWSIVHTFASVFPSVGLYVHLGSDFPDRQNVLLAGAVEEGYDFSGRAGMFEYWPRREWPDVPGAIVYHDLGGSEGMDLSAKASSLAMAKGEQ
- a CDS encoding flavin reductase family protein, which produces MSKIHRQDDAGQMIDDSEFRRVMGHFPTGVTVVTSLHQDGRPCGLTVNAFASLSLSPPLVLVCVELEADSFNCIDRSGIFAVNILEEGRGESLSRRFSTWGIEDKFRGVAYRAEMTGAPILEAALAWVDCRVTQKVVAGDHAVFIGEVLDGDAREGSPLVYYRGGYGRFVP
- a CDS encoding DUF481 domain-containing protein, producing the protein MHVAVHVIAGVMLLVAAPTRLLAQEVVKSPPIPPAIQPAVERPARAAPAPQAQERNEPRPDLWSFAAEFSFTDQSGNKTLRLLTGGLKFSHREKERFELDGSIQSRYGQSEGEVVARNYFGSINFSPYKNATIAPSFSMKAERDPFKRLDVRFVGSAGAKVTPYREEDGNGELAFYLMTSYEFQNLQVEPGDEEEEFSHVPRWTMEMRGQQKLNPSVTTYVQSSYEPSWGELANYLLRSQTGMKVLLTKQLALSVEYQFNRTNHPPEGVAPDDRLFKTGIIIDF
- a CDS encoding 5-formyltetrahydrofolate cyclo-ligase, translating into MNKKELRAEAKARIARMSDEERAAASEAISRRLWELPQLESARVILLYASIASEVSTTAIAGEAARRGMVLTYPRCLPETRAMVLHRVASLEELRNSGAFGIPEPDTVCPVVELSDIDVALVPGLGWDRWGNRLGRGAGYYDRLLLNPAWRGFRCGLFFAVQEFDRLVTNRLDAPLDAVVTEREIVRFDAARERRSPP
- a CDS encoding pseudouridine-5'-phosphate glycosidase, whose translation is MVQISEEVAEAQAAGRPVVALESTVLAQGLPAPRSLEVGRALEAVVREEGAVPATIAVIDGVPRVGLGEQDLEAICRGHGYRKLSTRDLAGAIARGENGATTVAATSFLASRAGIAVFATGGIGGVHRDSGVPDVSADLTELERTRVLVVCAGAKSILDLPATREALETRGVLVLGWRSDELPAFYSARSGLSVDVRVEEAAEVAAIWRAKEAIAVPGAVLLCVPPPERAALPADMVEQFIAEAMEVASARGITGGALTPFLLEELVRRSGGATLEANVALLLNNARVAARVAVALADR